The window GCTTATCTGTTGACCCCTCCGTCATTTTTTATGCATGTAATTTCTATGAGAATATCACTCATGGAACATCAATGAAGCTGATGAGAGATCGATCCTTTATTTCAACCTTAAACTTTATTGAAGAAGAAGATAAGGATTTAGAATATTTTGGTGACGCTGGAGGCTCCGTCGACCATGAGGTTGTGGCCGCTCACGAACCTCGACTCATCGCTGGCCAAGAACAGAGCGGCATTTGCCATGTCCTCAGCCTTCAGCCTCACGCCCTTCAGAGTTGAGATCACCTCTCCCAATGCCTCCAGCTCCTCCTCGCTCGCCTGCATGTGCGACATTGTCTGCGGCGTCGCCACCATAGACGGCGACACGCAGTTCACACGCACCCCGTGCTTGCCCAGCTCCGCCGCCGCGCTCCGCGCCAGCCCCACCACCGCGTGCTTCGAGCACACGTACACCGGCGGACCCAGCCCTCCCACCACCGACACCATGCTCGCCGTGATTATGATGCTCCCGCCTCGCCCCGCCGCTACCATGGCCCGGCCCGCGTGCTTCGTCCCCAGTAGCGCTCCCAGCACGTTGACCCCCATCACCCGCTCGAACACCGCGGCCGTGTCGTCCTCGCCGAGGATGCTGCTGCCGAAGGGGTCACCGATGCCGGCGTTGTTGAACATGATGTCGAGCTTGCCGAAGAGGGAGATGGCGGTGTCCACGGCGCGCTTCACGTCGGGCTCGCATCGGACGTCGCAGTGGACGTAGGAGGCGACGTCGTCGGAGCCGAGGCTGGCGCAGAGGGCCTTCCCCTTCTCGTCTTGGAGGTCAGCGACGATGACACGAGCGCCGTGGCGGACGAACAACTTGACAGTGGCCTCGCCAATGCCACTAGCGCCGCCGGTGATGACGGCGACCTTGCCTTCGAGCCTGATGAATCAATTAATCAACCATACAATCGATTAACTAAGGAGAaagcaaacacacaaaatttaacaaattaaaagtaaTTAAAGACCTCCTCTCCATTGAAGATACTTATTGATCTCGAACTAAattttgttgatgcttgattGATCTCTCTTCTTCCGTTTTTATAGGCCTTAATATAAGAAGGTATATACCATCCTTGTGATAATTATATTATTAGAcgcttttaaatatttaaatctccaTTTTCCTATTTCTTGACTATATAAATGTAAATATATAGAATAAGTTATGAAATTAAAATAAGTCACTATCTTGACTTACATGATCGATTGAAGGCAGATTGTAAAGGCAACCCGTTTTTCATATGGACTTAGAGTGTTATCGGTCCCATGTAGTGACTTGCATGATTGGAGTCTCTTTCGTCTCTGCTTCCTTGTCTCTATCTCTTAGttttccttttaaaaaatatCCTTTCTTTGACTCCTTAGCTGGTAGCTTCGCCAACTTCTAGATCTGAAGCCACCACGACACGTCCAGCTAGCCGAGATAAGtgttttccttaaaaaaaaaaaatatatcctttGTTTGACTCCTTAGCTGGTAGCTTCGCCAACCTTTAGTTCTgaagccaccaccaccaccaagtccAGCAAGCCGAGATAAGTGtcggtgatttttttttttttttttcaaaatccaaATATATATTCCGTTCATACTATCTGATTAATTTAGACGTGACCGATCTGGcctacataatttttttttatcagttattaagataaatttaaaaaagtaGATGAATTTTGACGTGCAGTCCAACGTTACAAGTTTTTTAAACTCCATATCTATAATATACCTGGTGAAATTTAAACTCTCGTTATCTACCATAGCACCATAGCCAAAGGTATGTGTCGGTGATTTTTCATGATATATAGAGTCGGTCTGATACAAACTGATAAAGATAAATATGGCAGTGTGAGGCGGGAGACTTATCTTGTGAGTGAAAAAACCCCTTAAGATTACCAGCGGAAACTCCAAGTTTTTAGATAGGAAATAAGTTCTGGTAAACAATGTGGTCCAACTTACCTAACCTCAGCTTTCATATTGAAAGCAGGATGTACTTACCTCTAATTCAGCTCCGAAATTGCAAAAAATGCATCA is drawn from Zingiber officinale cultivar Zhangliang chromosome 1B, Zo_v1.1, whole genome shotgun sequence and contains these coding sequences:
- the LOC122047802 gene encoding momilactone A synthase-like, whose translation is MERRLEGKVAVITGGASGIGEATVKLFVRHGARVIVADLQDEKGKALCASLGSDDVASYVHCDVRCEPDVKRAVDTAISLFGKLDIMFNNAGIGDPFGSSILGEDDTAAVFERVMGVNVLGALLGTKHAGRAMVAAGRGGSIIITASMVSVVGGLGPPVYVCSKHAVVGLARSAAAELGKHGVRVNCVSPSMVATPQTMSHMQASEEELEALGEVISTLKGVRLKAEDMANAALFLASDESRFVSGHNLMVDGASSVTKIF